In one Roseburia intestinalis L1-82 genomic region, the following are encoded:
- a CDS encoding efflux RND transporter permease subunit: MLSKLSVKKPYTVIVGVILVIVLGAVSLTKMTTDLLPDMSLPYALVITTDMGASPEKVESDVTAPVEASMATTSSIKNVSSASYDNYSMVILEYEQNANMDSVIIEIQQKLDQLEGSFPDGAGKPMIMQIDPDMMPVMVASADVEGMTQSEISDYVENELSPVLESIDGVASVSTTGTVEENIHVTLDQDKIDALNQKIQSKIEEQFTEPQEQLDQAAEQVESGRRQMESGKDQLANQLGQAENEVINGKSQAFVAESDLSQNYTVLKATDELIKRAIPELQSIYEQGMGLKADIEQAQKEAQMNSDDGSRRIEELLEEAKISGDQEQINQILAMTGENQESIAEAGKRLELLQEELLELNTSLNQQWADQLAALNVSLSSIDDIPQVITQLSQKQVEIQTAMAALQTAQEQVTDGKTTLDDAYVTLNRMEIDGILEMSEASAQLAVGEVRLEQGQEKLDESKQSALDSADLNQILSVETLGGILTAQNFSMPAGYVNEDKKQYLVRVGDKVSSVEKLKDLVLVDVGLDGIEPIRLSDVAETEVVDDTGDSYSKVNGNPAIMLSIEKQTGYSTGDVTKRIKTRFESLEKENDKLHMTILMNQGVYIDTIVESVMENMIVGAILAVLILILFLKDIKPTLVIACSIPLSVVFAIVLMYFTGISLNIISLSGLALGVGMLVDNSIVVIENIYRLRNQGLSIRKAAVEGAGQVAGAIFASTLTTVCVFAPIIFTEGITRQLFVDIALTIAYTLAASLIVALTFVPMMASGALKNTREIKHPWFDRILDGYEKVLRVALRFKPIVLICVVVFLVASVTLSVSKGFTFMDMNMETEQLTVTVSAKEDEKLTFEELTERADEVVDKISGISGVDSIGAMAGGGGIMSMGGSTDSVTMYVLIDDSGATGSEITASIQALTADLDCDVNTDSSASDMSSFFGSGISVRVSGKDLDKLQKLAGQIAEVVEKTEGTVDVDDGLGDTTPSFTVKVDKEKAAKYGMTTAQVYQLVYKQLASNTSSTTISTDLKDYKVYVQSGEQADVTPGDIRKLTFPYTDRISGETTDIPLKDIAEFEEGESLNVINRSSQTRYISVTAGVDEDHNVTLVSNQIQKGLDKIKLPDGYEISMTGEDETIRDAMNQLYLMLILAVVFIYLIMVAQFQSFLSPFIIMFTIPLAFTGGFFALFVTDNEVGVVSMIGFVMLAGVIVNNGIVLVDYINQLRREGMDKKEAIVTAGRTRLRPILMTALTTILAMSTMAMGLGSGSEMMQPMAIVTEGGMLYGTLLTLIVVPCIYDLFTRNKSMVEEEI; the protein is encoded by the coding sequence GTGTTGTCAAAATTAAGTGTGAAGAAACCGTATACTGTGATCGTAGGCGTGATCTTAGTCATTGTGTTAGGAGCCGTATCCCTAACCAAAATGACCACAGATCTACTGCCGGATATGAGTCTGCCATATGCCTTAGTCATTACGACGGATATGGGGGCAAGCCCGGAGAAAGTGGAATCCGATGTGACAGCACCTGTCGAGGCATCCATGGCGACGACTTCGAGCATCAAAAATGTGAGTTCTGCCTCCTACGATAATTATTCGATGGTGATCTTAGAGTATGAGCAGAATGCCAATATGGATTCGGTCATTATCGAGATCCAGCAGAAATTAGACCAGTTAGAGGGCAGTTTTCCGGATGGTGCCGGGAAGCCGATGATCATGCAGATCGACCCGGATATGATGCCTGTAATGGTGGCATCTGCCGATGTGGAAGGCATGACGCAGTCAGAGATTTCGGATTATGTGGAAAATGAACTTTCGCCGGTGCTTGAGAGTATCGACGGTGTGGCATCTGTTTCTACAACCGGAACTGTGGAAGAGAACATTCATGTCACATTAGATCAGGATAAAATCGATGCACTGAATCAGAAGATCCAGAGTAAGATCGAGGAACAGTTTACTGAACCGCAGGAACAGCTCGATCAGGCTGCCGAGCAGGTGGAGAGTGGACGCAGGCAGATGGAAAGCGGAAAAGATCAGCTTGCAAACCAGCTTGGACAGGCAGAAAATGAAGTGATCAATGGTAAGTCACAGGCGTTTGTGGCAGAATCAGATCTGAGTCAGAATTATACAGTATTGAAAGCGACCGATGAGCTGATAAAGCGGGCAATCCCGGAACTCCAGAGTATTTATGAACAGGGAATGGGATTAAAAGCAGACATTGAACAGGCACAAAAAGAAGCCCAGATGAACAGTGACGATGGAAGCAGACGTATAGAAGAACTTTTAGAGGAGGCGAAGATTTCCGGAGATCAGGAACAGATCAATCAGATCCTTGCGATGACCGGGGAAAATCAGGAGAGCATTGCGGAAGCAGGAAAACGTCTGGAATTATTACAGGAAGAACTGTTAGAACTGAATACATCCTTAAATCAGCAGTGGGCAGATCAGTTAGCAGCGTTAAATGTGAGTCTTAGTTCGATCGATGATATTCCGCAGGTGATTACGCAGCTGTCACAAAAACAGGTTGAGATCCAAACAGCAATGGCAGCTCTGCAGACTGCACAGGAACAGGTTACAGATGGAAAAACTACCTTAGATGATGCGTATGTAACGTTAAACCGGATGGAGATCGACGGGATCTTAGAGATGAGTGAAGCGTCTGCACAGCTTGCGGTCGGGGAAGTCCGGTTAGAGCAGGGACAGGAAAAATTAGACGAGTCAAAGCAGAGCGCGCTTGATTCTGCAGATCTGAATCAGATTTTGTCGGTGGAAACATTAGGCGGAATATTGACAGCACAGAATTTTTCCATGCCGGCTGGCTATGTCAATGAAGATAAGAAACAATATCTGGTGCGTGTCGGGGACAAAGTTTCGTCGGTGGAGAAACTAAAAGATCTTGTGCTTGTGGATGTAGGACTGGATGGAATCGAGCCAATCCGCTTATCGGATGTTGCAGAAACAGAAGTGGTGGACGATACGGGAGATTCCTATTCCAAGGTAAACGGAAATCCTGCGATTATGCTTTCCATTGAGAAGCAGACCGGGTACTCTACCGGGGATGTAACAAAACGGATCAAAACCAGATTTGAATCACTGGAAAAAGAAAATGACAAACTTCACATGACGATTTTGATGAATCAGGGAGTTTACATTGATACCATTGTGGAGTCAGTCATGGAAAATATGATTGTAGGTGCAATTCTTGCCGTACTTATTCTGATTCTGTTTTTAAAGGATATCAAACCGACTCTGGTGATCGCATGCTCTATTCCACTCAGCGTGGTTTTTGCAATCGTTTTGATGTATTTTACCGGAATATCGTTAAATATCATTTCATTGTCCGGTCTTGCGCTTGGCGTCGGCATGCTTGTAGATAATTCGATTGTCGTGATCGAAAATATTTACCGGCTCAGGAATCAGGGATTATCGATCCGGAAGGCAGCAGTTGAAGGAGCAGGACAGGTGGCAGGAGCTATTTTTGCATCCACGCTCACAACGGTCTGTGTGTTTGCGCCGATCATTTTTACGGAGGGTATCACAAGGCAGCTGTTTGTGGATATTGCACTCACGATCGCCTATACGTTAGCGGCAAGTCTGATTGTGGCGCTGACGTTTGTACCGATGATGGCATCCGGTGCGCTGAAGAATACCAGGGAAATCAAACATCCGTGGTTTGACCGCATTTTAGATGGATATGAAAAAGTTCTGCGTGTGGCACTGCGGTTTAAACCGATCGTACTGATCTGTGTGGTAGTTTTTCTGGTGGCAAGTGTGACGCTTTCCGTTTCCAAAGGATTTACCTTTATGGACATGAATATGGAGACAGAGCAGCTCACGGTCACGGTTTCAGCGAAAGAGGATGAAAAGCTGACATTTGAGGAACTGACGGAGCGCGCGGATGAGGTTGTGGATAAGATCTCTGGCATCTCCGGTGTGGATTCGATCGGAGCCATGGCAGGCGGCGGTGGAATCATGTCGATGGGCGGCAGTACGGACAGTGTGACCATGTACGTGCTCATCGATGATTCCGGGGCGACTGGCAGTGAGATCACTGCCTCGATACAGGCGCTTACAGCGGATCTTGACTGCGACGTGAATACGGACAGCTCTGCGTCGGATATGAGTTCCTTTTTCGGAAGCGGTATTTCCGTGCGGGTCAGCGGAAAAGATTTAGATAAGCTGCAGAAACTCGCAGGGCAGATCGCAGAAGTCGTGGAAAAGACGGAGGGCACTGTAGATGTGGACGATGGTCTTGGAGATACGACACCGTCTTTCACGGTAAAAGTGGACAAAGAAAAAGCTGCAAAATATGGCATGACAACAGCGCAGGTGTATCAGCTTGTCTATAAACAGCTTGCATCGAATACGTCATCCACAACGATCTCGACGGATTTAAAAGACTATAAAGTATATGTGCAGAGTGGGGAACAGGCGGATGTCACGCCAGGGGATATCCGTAAGCTGACATTTCCTTATACAGACCGTATCAGCGGAGAGACAACAGATATTCCCCTGAAAGATATCGCAGAGTTTGAGGAAGGTGAGTCCTTAAATGTGATAAACAGAAGCTCGCAGACGCGCTATATCAGCGTGACAGCCGGTGTGGATGAAGATCACAATGTGACGCTGGTAAGTAACCAGATCCAGAAAGGATTAGATAAGATCAAGCTGCCGGATGGATATGAGATCTCCATGACCGGGGAGGATGAGACGATCCGGGATGCGATGAACCAATTGTATCTGATGCTGATCTTAGCGGTGGTATTTATTTATCTTATCATGGTTGCACAGTTCCAGTCATTTTTGTCGCCTTTTATTATTATGTTCACGATTCCGCTTGCATTTACGGGAGGTTTCTTTGCTCTGTTTGTGACAGACAATGAAGTCGGCGTGGTATCCATGATCGGATTTGTCATGTTAGCGGGTGTCATCGTCAATAACGGAATCGTGTTAGTCGATTATATCAATCAGCTGAGAAGAGAGGGCATGGATAAAAAGGAGGCGATTGTCACAGCCGGAAGAACGAGACTGCGCCCGATCTTAATGACGGCACTGACCACGATCCTTGCAATGTCCACGATGGCGATGGGACTTGGAAGCGGTTCGGAGATGATGCAGCCGATGGCGATCGTGACAGAGGGCGGTATGCTATATGGAACGCTGCTGACACTGATCGTGGTGCCATGTATCTATGATCTGTTTACGAGGAATAAGAGTATGGTGGAGGAAGAGATCTAA
- a CDS encoding valine--tRNA ligase → MCQNCSKELAKTYDPKSIEDRLYKKWEDNGYFHAEVDRSKKPFTIVMPPPNITGQLHMGHALDNTMQDILTRYKRMQGYNALWQPGTDHASIATEVKVIENLKKQGIDKRDLGREGFLEKCWEWRDEYGSRIINQLKKMGSSADWERERFTMDKGCSEAVLEVFVKLYEKGLIYKGSRIVNWCPVCKTSISDAEVEHEEQDGFFWHINYPVVGEEGRFVEIATTRPETLFGDTAVAVNPDDDRYKDIVGKMLKLPMTDREIPVIADAYVDKEFGTGCVKITPAHDPNDFEVGKRHNLEEITVINDDATMNHYAGKYEGMDRYECRKALVEDLEKQGLLVKVEPHSHNVGTHDRCGTTVEPMVKQQWFVKMDELIKPAVEAVKNGDIQLLPKRMEKTYFNWTDNIRDWCISRQLWWGHRIPAYYCPDCGEMVVAKAAPEKCPKCGCDHMEQDPDTLDTWFSSALWPFSTLGWPDKTEDLDYFYPTDVLVTGYDIIFFWVIRMIFSGYEQMGKAPFHTVLFHGLVRDSQGRKMSKSLGNGIDPLEVIDKYGADALRLTLITGNAPGNDMRFYWERVEASRNFANKVWNASRFIMMNLEGSEIKEPSLGELKPADKWILSKVNTLAKDVTENMDKYEMGIAVQKVYDFIWDEFCDWYIEITKTRTYNKENDPASANAAFWTLKTVLTEALKLLHPFMPFITEEIFCTLHPEEDTIMLAKWPEYRADWNFPAEEEMLEHCKDLVKGVRNVRTEMDVLPSRKAKIFIVAEDAALRDSFELTKEAYANLAGASEVMVQQDKTGIGEDAVSVVIPGATLYLPLEDLVDFEKEKERLLKEQARLEKELARSKGMLSNEKFLSKAPEAKVQEEKDKLAGYEQMMEQVKERLAQMSK, encoded by the coding sequence ATGTGTCAGAATTGCAGTAAAGAATTAGCAAAGACCTACGATCCAAAAAGCATTGAAGACCGTTTATACAAAAAATGGGAAGACAACGGCTATTTCCACGCCGAAGTTGACCGCAGCAAAAAGCCGTTTACCATCGTGATGCCGCCGCCAAACATCACAGGACAGCTTCACATGGGACATGCTCTCGACAACACCATGCAGGATATTTTAACACGTTATAAGAGAATGCAGGGTTACAACGCATTATGGCAGCCGGGTACAGACCACGCTTCCATCGCAACAGAAGTGAAAGTAATCGAGAACCTGAAAAAACAGGGAATCGACAAGCGTGATCTCGGAAGAGAGGGATTCTTAGAAAAATGCTGGGAGTGGCGTGACGAGTACGGCAGCCGCATCATCAACCAGTTAAAGAAAATGGGATCTTCCGCAGACTGGGAGAGAGAGCGTTTTACGATGGACAAGGGCTGCTCTGAGGCAGTACTTGAGGTATTTGTAAAATTATATGAAAAAGGGCTGATCTACAAAGGTTCCCGTATCGTCAACTGGTGTCCGGTATGTAAGACTTCCATCTCAGATGCCGAGGTAGAGCACGAAGAGCAGGACGGATTCTTCTGGCACATCAACTATCCGGTTGTCGGCGAAGAGGGAAGATTTGTTGAGATCGCAACGACAAGACCGGAGACATTGTTTGGTGATACCGCAGTTGCAGTGAACCCGGACGACGACCGCTACAAAGACATCGTCGGAAAGATGTTAAAACTTCCGATGACAGACCGCGAGATCCCGGTGATCGCAGACGCTTATGTTGACAAAGAGTTCGGAACCGGATGTGTAAAGATCACACCGGCACATGACCCGAACGACTTTGAGGTTGGAAAACGTCACAACTTAGAGGAGATCACCGTCATCAACGACGATGCAACAATGAACCATTATGCCGGAAAATATGAGGGCATGGACCGCTACGAGTGCAGAAAAGCACTGGTGGAGGATCTTGAAAAACAGGGACTGCTTGTAAAAGTAGAGCCGCATTCCCACAACGTAGGAACCCATGACCGCTGCGGCACAACCGTTGAGCCGATGGTAAAACAGCAGTGGTTTGTAAAGATGGATGAACTGATCAAACCGGCTGTGGAAGCAGTGAAAAACGGAGACATCCAGTTACTTCCAAAACGTATGGAGAAAACATACTTTAACTGGACTGACAATATCCGTGACTGGTGTATTTCCAGACAGCTCTGGTGGGGACACCGCATCCCGGCTTATTACTGCCCGGACTGCGGTGAGATGGTGGTAGCAAAGGCTGCACCGGAGAAATGTCCGAAATGCGGATGTGATCACATGGAGCAGGATCCGGATACTTTAGATACCTGGTTCTCATCCGCACTCTGGCCGTTCTCCACATTAGGCTGGCCGGATAAGACAGAAGATCTGGATTACTTCTATCCGACCGATGTACTTGTAACCGGATACGATATCATTTTCTTCTGGGTCATCCGTATGATTTTCTCCGGCTATGAGCAGATGGGCAAAGCACCGTTCCATACCGTATTGTTCCACGGACTGGTTCGTGATTCCCAGGGACGCAAGATGAGTAAATCTTTAGGAAACGGTATTGATCCGCTCGAAGTAATCGATAAATACGGCGCAGATGCACTCCGCCTGACACTGATCACCGGAAATGCACCGGGAAATGATATGCGTTTCTACTGGGAGCGTGTTGAGGCATCCAGAAATTTTGCCAACAAAGTATGGAATGCATCCCGTTTCATCATGATGAACCTTGAGGGAAGCGAGATCAAGGAGCCGTCACTGGGTGAGTTAAAACCGGCAGATAAGTGGATCTTATCCAAGGTAAACACACTTGCAAAAGACGTGACAGAAAATATGGATAAGTACGAGATGGGAATCGCCGTACAGAAAGTTTATGATTTCATCTGGGATGAATTCTGTGACTGGTACATTGAGATCACTAAGACTCGTACTTATAATAAAGAAAATGATCCGGCATCTGCAAACGCAGCATTCTGGACATTAAAGACCGTACTGACAGAGGCATTAAAACTGCTTCATCCGTTCATGCCGTTTATCACAGAAGAGATTTTCTGCACACTGCATCCGGAAGAAGACACGATCATGCTTGCAAAATGGCCGGAGTACCGTGCTGACTGGAATTTCCCGGCAGAGGAAGAAATGTTAGAGCACTGCAAGGATCTGGTAAAAGGTGTCCGTAATGTGCGCACAGAGATGGATGTTCTGCCATCAAGAAAAGCGAAAATCTTTATTGTTGCTGAAGATGCCGCTTTGCGTGATTCCTTTGAACTGACCAAAGAGGCTTATGCAAACCTTGCCGGAGCAAGTGAGGTCATGGTGCAGCAGGATAAGACAGGCATCGGGGAGGATGCAGTATCTGTTGTGATCCCTGGCGCTACACTGTATCTGCCATTAGAAGATCTGGTTGATTTCGAGAAGGAAAAAGAGCGTCTGTTAAAAGAGCAGGCACGTTTAGAGAAAGAGCTTGCACGTTCTAAGGGAATGCTTTCGAATGAAAAATTCTTAAGCAAAGCACCGGAAGCAAAAGTGCAGGAAGAGAAGGACAAACTTGCCGGATACGAACAGATGATGGAGCAGGTCAAAGAACGTTTGGCACAGATGTCAAAATAA
- a CDS encoding DUF342 domain-containing protein, whose product MVTEEKPIVRMTADSMEAYVMLITPDDGGEYTIESLQKALDDRGVKYGIDEAALTELIDEKKYGVETLVAQGTEPVDGKDGYYDYNFNCNFDKKPLMRPDGTVDYWSVKSIESVVQDQVIAEYHPCVEGMDGKTVTGKPIPAKRGREQLPLKGKGFERKDDNTYVALMSGKIETQNDRVVILPVHELSGNADLSSGNIDFHGDVVIHGSVESGVIVKASGTITVDGIVEACTLEAGKDIILRSGMLGGNKASVKTKGSITAKFFEFTRIECAGDIRADVLMDCQVQCFGKIIMNGKRGSIIGGLTHGVCGIEVTTLGNDAEKKTVIMAGASPEGYAKLRQLEKTIQELSQGLAQIEEGLRKFEELEKARGVSYKDDPRRVTLLRIKIRDTATLAHSKEEAKQLRNLIESASGACVTVLRGTYPGAVIQIEDTKLLVQNYVKAAEFYKLQDKIKTRECS is encoded by the coding sequence ATGGTAACAGAAGAAAAACCAATCGTACGGATGACGGCAGATAGCATGGAAGCGTATGTTATGCTTATAACACCAGACGATGGGGGAGAATATACAATTGAATCATTGCAGAAAGCATTGGATGACAGAGGTGTCAAGTACGGAATAGATGAAGCAGCGTTGACGGAGCTGATTGATGAAAAAAAATATGGTGTGGAGACGTTAGTTGCGCAGGGAACAGAGCCGGTAGACGGAAAAGACGGTTATTATGATTACAATTTTAACTGCAACTTTGATAAAAAACCGTTGATGCGGCCGGATGGAACCGTGGATTACTGGTCTGTAAAGTCGATAGAGTCTGTGGTGCAGGATCAGGTGATCGCGGAGTACCATCCTTGTGTGGAGGGAATGGACGGCAAGACAGTCACTGGAAAGCCGATACCTGCAAAGCGGGGAAGAGAACAGCTTCCACTGAAAGGAAAAGGATTTGAACGCAAGGATGATAATACCTATGTTGCGCTGATGAGTGGTAAGATCGAGACACAGAATGACAGGGTTGTGATCCTTCCGGTACATGAATTGTCCGGCAATGCAGATCTTTCCAGTGGCAACATTGATTTTCATGGTGATGTTGTGATCCACGGAAGCGTGGAAAGCGGCGTTATAGTAAAAGCAAGCGGTACGATCACAGTGGATGGAATCGTCGAGGCATGTACTTTAGAGGCAGGGAAAGATATTATTTTAAGAAGTGGAATGCTCGGTGGAAATAAGGCATCAGTAAAGACAAAAGGCAGTATTACCGCAAAGTTTTTTGAATTTACCCGTATTGAATGTGCAGGCGATATCCGTGCAGATGTGCTGATGGATTGTCAGGTACAGTGCTTTGGAAAGATCATCATGAATGGAAAACGCGGAAGCATCATCGGTGGCCTTACACATGGAGTGTGTGGAATCGAGGTTACGACATTAGGAAATGATGCCGAGAAAAAGACCGTTATTATGGCTGGTGCAAGTCCGGAAGGATATGCAAAACTCAGACAGTTGGAAAAGACGATTCAGGAGTTGAGTCAGGGATTGGCACAGATTGAAGAGGGGCTGCGCAAGTTTGAAGAGCTGGAAAAAGCGCGTGGAGTCAGCTACAAAGACGATCCGAGGCGAGTGACATTGCTCCGTATCAAGATCCGTGATACTGCGACATTAGCACACAGCAAAGAAGAGGCAAAGCAGCTGCGCAATCTGATCGAGAGTGCGAGCGGTGCATGTGTTACCGTTTTGCGGGGGACTTATCCGGGAGCTGTGATCCAGATCGAGGATACCAAGCTGCTTGTACAGAATTATGTAAAAGCAGCTGAGTTTTACAAGCTGCAGGATAAGATCAAGACGAGAGAATGCTCATAA
- a CDS encoding tetratricopeptide repeat protein, producing the protein MKCYNCGAKLGRENICPECGVNVKIYKKIVMASNEYYNDALAKASVRDLSGAIESLKTSLKFNKLNIDARNLLGLIYFEMGEVVEALTEWVISKNYQPAENAASRYLDEIQNNRSRLETINQTIKKYNQALLYCRQDSRDLAIIQLKKVLSLNPKLVSGHQLLALLYIQEGKYDLAKKSLRNAGKIDANNTITLRYLKEVNAGLKENTPGKKQKEEQISYQSGNETIIQPKYLKDNSAMSTILNMVIGIAIGAAITGFLVVPGVRRQVQNDAKAQVLDANNTVSSKNQEISTLQKQIDDLTSQITEVKDSAEGSENKISTYDQLLSAYASYSDGDIETAGNALGNVNEEYLSDSAKSVYETINAQVNADYLESLYNQGYSDYNSQKFEESITSLQKVVDMEETYKDGYALYYLAQAYRKNNDLETAKTYYQKIVELYPGTERAANAQNYINIEE; encoded by the coding sequence ATGAAGTGCTATAATTGTGGAGCAAAGCTTGGAAGGGAAAATATCTGCCCTGAATGCGGCGTAAATGTAAAAATATATAAAAAAATTGTCATGGCATCCAATGAATATTACAATGATGCACTGGCAAAGGCGAGTGTCCGTGATCTTTCAGGAGCAATAGAAAGCTTGAAAACAAGCCTGAAATTCAATAAATTAAATATAGATGCAAGAAATCTGCTGGGACTCATCTACTTTGAGATGGGCGAAGTGGTGGAGGCATTGACAGAGTGGGTCATCAGTAAGAACTATCAGCCTGCTGAGAATGCCGCAAGTCGTTATCTGGATGAAATACAGAATAACAGATCAAGACTTGAGACAATCAATCAGACCATTAAAAAATACAATCAGGCGTTATTGTACTGCAGACAGGACAGCCGTGATCTTGCGATTATCCAGTTGAAAAAGGTACTGTCACTGAACCCGAAATTAGTCAGTGGACATCAGCTTTTAGCATTGCTCTATATTCAGGAGGGCAAATATGATCTTGCCAAGAAGTCTTTGCGCAACGCCGGAAAGATTGATGCAAATAACACGATCACACTTCGTTATTTAAAAGAAGTGAATGCAGGATTAAAGGAGAATACGCCGGGTAAGAAACAGAAGGAGGAACAGATTTCCTACCAGAGCGGCAATGAGACGATTATCCAGCCGAAGTATTTAAAGGACAATTCCGCAATGAGTACGATTCTTAATATGGTCATCGGTATTGCAATCGGTGCGGCAATTACCGGATTTCTGGTTGTACCGGGTGTGCGCCGTCAGGTGCAGAATGATGCCAAAGCGCAGGTGCTCGATGCGAATAACACTGTTTCGTCCAAGAATCAGGAGATCAGTACACTGCAGAAGCAGATTGATGATCTGACGAGCCAGATCACTGAGGTCAAGGACAGCGCAGAAGGTTCCGAGAATAAGATCAGCACATATGACCAGTTATTATCCGCATATGCATCCTATTCGGATGGAGATATTGAGACAGCAGGCAATGCGCTTGGCAATGTCAATGAGGAATACTTAAGTGACAGCGCAAAGAGTGTTTATGAGACGATTAATGCGCAGGTCAATGCTGATTATCTGGAGTCCTTATATAATCAGGGATACAGCGATTATAACAGTCAGAAATTTGAGGAATCCATCACCAGCTTGCAAAAAGTTGTGGACATGGAGGAAACCTACAAAGATGGATATGCACTGTACTATTTAGCACAGGCTTACCGTAAGAATAATGATCTTGAAACGGCAAAGACTTACTATCAGAAGATCGTAGAACTGTATCCGGGTACAGAGCGCGCGGCGAATGCACAGAATTACATCAATATTGAAGAGTAA
- a CDS encoding STAS domain-containing protein gives MEEKYQLKEGCLTIQMPKELDHHEAGRLKMEADFLIGAYHVRRLVFDFRETEFMDSSGIGVIIGRCKSMGFSGGEVAAANMNERVKKIFMVSGLQKLIRIDTV, from the coding sequence ATGGAAGAAAAGTATCAGTTAAAAGAAGGATGTCTGACGATACAGATGCCAAAAGAGTTAGATCATCATGAGGCGGGCAGGCTTAAGATGGAGGCAGATTTTCTGATCGGGGCATATCATGTCAGACGGCTTGTGTTTGATTTTCGGGAAACAGAGTTTATGGACAGTTCCGGGATCGGTGTGATCATTGGAAGATGCAAGAGCATGGGGTTTTCCGGCGGCGAAGTGGCAGCAGCCAATATGAATGAGCGCGTAAAAAAGATTTTTATGGTGTCAGGCCTGCAAAAGCTGATCCGGATCGATACGGTATAA
- the spoIIAB gene encoding anti-sigma F factor codes for MQADQINENEMKLEFDARSVNEGFARMAVAAFVAELNPTLDEISDIKTAVSEAVTNAIIHGYDSPEEKVEVSCKLCGNHAEITVKDHGHGIADVQKAMEPFFTTRPELERSGMGFAFMEAFMDEVEVHSAPGKGTTVTMKKKIGAGMGV; via the coding sequence ATGCAGGCAGATCAGATTAATGAAAACGAAATGAAACTGGAATTTGATGCGCGGTCCGTGAATGAAGGATTTGCCAGAATGGCGGTGGCTGCGTTTGTGGCGGAATTAAACCCGACACTGGATGAGATTTCTGACATTAAGACAGCAGTTTCAGAGGCAGTAACAAATGCGATCATCCACGGGTATGACAGTCCGGAGGAGAAGGTGGAGGTGTCCTGTAAACTGTGCGGAAACCATGCAGAGATCACAGTGAAAGATCATGGTCACGGGATTGCGGATGTACAAAAAGCCATGGAACCTTTTTTTACGACGAGACCGGAACTGGAGCGTTCCGGCATGGGATTTGCTTTTATGGAAGCATTTATGGATGAAGTCGAGGTACATTCAGCACCCGGAAAAGGAACAACTGTTACGATGAAAAAAAAGATCGGTGCAGGGATGGGCGTCTGA
- a CDS encoding SigB/SigF/SigG family RNA polymerase sigma factor, which produces MEGFKELMQQAHGGDKGARDTLIAGNLGLVHTIANRFEHRGHEREELFQIGCIGLMKAVDKFDLSLNLAFSTYAVPVIMGEIRRFLRDDGMVKVSRTLKENAYKAGRAKEELWGELGREPGLLEIAERTGLSSGEIIMAMESARDVESIYQPVYEKDGDELLMVDQLCEKEENGRDEPEKEAVLNRMVIEQLMELLDEREQNLIRCRYFENRTQSETAKELGMTQVQVSRLEKKILLCLRKNLGSCDS; this is translated from the coding sequence ATGGAGGGTTTTAAGGAACTGATGCAGCAGGCACATGGAGGAGATAAAGGTGCAAGGGATACGCTGATTGCAGGAAATCTGGGACTGGTACATACTATCGCAAACCGGTTTGAACACCGGGGACATGAGAGGGAAGAATTGTTTCAGATTGGATGTATTGGATTGATGAAGGCGGTTGATAAATTTGATCTCTCGTTAAATCTTGCATTTTCCACTTATGCAGTTCCGGTGATCATGGGGGAAATCCGCAGATTTTTAAGAGATGACGGTATGGTAAAGGTAAGCCGGACATTAAAAGAAAACGCTTATAAGGCAGGGAGGGCAAAGGAAGAACTGTGGGGGGAACTTGGAAGAGAACCGGGATTGCTTGAGATCGCAGAGCGGACAGGGTTGAGCAGCGGTGAGATCATTATGGCAATGGAGTCGGCAAGAGATGTGGAATCCATCTATCAGCCGGTCTATGAGAAAGACGGGGACGAGTTACTGATGGTCGATCAGTTGTGTGAAAAGGAAGAAAACGGAAGGGATGAACCGGAAAAAGAGGCAGTATTAAACCGGATGGTGATCGAGCAGCTCATGGAACTGCTCGATGAGCGGGAACAGAATCTCATCCGGTGCCGTTATTTTGAAAACAGGACACAGAGTGAAACAGCAAAAGAACTGGGAATGACACAGGTGCAGGTCAGCAGGCTTGAAAAAAAGATTCTGTTGTGTCTCAGAAAAAATTTAGGATCGTGTGATTCGTGA